A genome region from Tolypothrix sp. PCC 7712 includes the following:
- a CDS encoding agenet domain-containing protein: MDKSIVQLVDELPSDNISIKVLNALNYVAPGQWNNLVGFDNSVRAITGETDPAVIQRIRDRAVSLYNDPQNGYQMAVKLYQTIDKADTAMATAALANKVGEKIGFLSFLSNITPKADVTQTIDLVLKIAIEIIAFSKINGIPSPNPQEFAKSLADNYQDASLMRMIALVCIDGMLPLGPDFLSKIHSIITGSDANVVAQNPVFLAVNTALPGNNPSEKFGFITQAFNSVQGWMNGLVAKTGLTPQSITSHLGNFIQIADDNLDFVAAFLDQTTNYFEHTGIQSVARAIILRSHSLVKAETPPPALQPSTAPASAAQPGKSQYAVSKNVEVWDEDDEDWYQATIEKVENDQFFVNYIGYGSSYNEWVGEDEIRIREHGSSDSNGFAVNQKIKVWDEDNEDWYSASIQKIQGQQYYVHYLDYDSSYDEWVDLEEIR, encoded by the coding sequence ATGGATAAATCAATTGTGCAGTTGGTTGACGAATTACCAAGCGATAATATCAGTATCAAGGTTTTAAACGCTCTCAATTATGTTGCTCCCGGACAGTGGAACAACCTGGTAGGTTTTGACAATAGTGTACGTGCAATTACTGGTGAAACTGACCCCGCAGTTATTCAAAGAATCCGCGATCGCGCTGTTTCTCTTTATAACGATCCGCAAAATGGCTATCAGATGGCGGTGAAACTATATCAAACCATCGATAAAGCCGACACCGCTATGGCGACAGCAGCTTTAGCAAATAAAGTGGGTGAAAAAATTGGTTTTCTGTCTTTTTTAAGTAACATTACTCCCAAAGCAGACGTAACTCAAACTATAGATTTAGTCTTAAAAATTGCAATTGAAATTATTGCCTTCTCGAAAATAAATGGTATTCCTAGTCCTAATCCCCAAGAATTTGCTAAATCTCTAGCCGACAACTATCAAGATGCTTCCCTGATGCGGATGATAGCCTTAGTCTGCATAGATGGAATGCTACCTTTAGGGCCTGATTTCCTCAGTAAAATTCACAGCATTATTACTGGCTCTGATGCCAACGTAGTCGCACAAAATCCTGTATTCTTAGCAGTTAATACCGCTTTACCTGGTAATAATCCCTCCGAGAAATTTGGTTTTATTACTCAAGCTTTCAACTCCGTACAAGGCTGGATGAATGGCTTAGTAGCGAAGACAGGTTTAACACCGCAATCGATTACTAGCCATTTAGGTAACTTTATTCAGATTGCTGATGATAACTTAGATTTCGTCGCCGCATTCTTGGATCAAACCACCAATTACTTTGAGCATACAGGCATTCAATCAGTAGCACGCGCCATAATTTTGCGATCGCACTCTTTAGTGAAAGCCGAAACTCCTCCACCAGCACTACAACCTAGCACAGCACCAGCATCAGCAGCACAGCCAGGTAAAAGTCAGTATGCAGTTAGCAAAAATGTAGAAGTTTGGGACGAAGACGACGAAGATTGGTATCAAGCCACAATTGAGAAAGTAGAAAATGACCAATTCTTTGTCAATTACATTGGCTACGGTTCATCCTACAACGAATGGGTAGGCGAAGATGAAATTCGCATTCGCGAACATGGCTCATCCGATAGCAATGGATTTGCTGTGAATCAAAAAATCAAAGTTTGGGATGAAGATAACGAAGATTGGTATTCCGCCAGTATTCAGAAAATTCAAGGACAACAATATTATGTGCATTACCTAGATTACGATTCTTCTTATGATGAATGGGTGGATTTGGAAGAAATTAGGTAA
- a CDS encoding AAA family ATPase, producing MVALADENPYTPYLNQLLLFLQQLDKLLEKAITNAHTTYDTEVLNSPYHGMHIRQEEVERLLSSQPVTPVLQQNSANLDELPSDIAWEGSPLAWLQEIFGLSDFDVNIIAIALAPELDRRYERLYAYLQDDVRCKRPTIDLALNLLCTSAIEKLTRRVHFNADAPLIRHRLLHLIPESNHTDPSLLAHNIKLDQQVIQLLLGETGIDARLTDFCQLITPQISFENLPLEPEIKQNLISLITANLETVKPFNLYFKGEDIPSKRQTAEAMAKSLGLPFLIADLARIVEAKAEFESTIKLLFREARFKNALLYIESLDSLQAPENNILYQIFLKQLIEYSLFTILSAIKPWVNITNQVVELIAVPFTMPNFAQRRFYWQKYLQAADITLDNQELDSLSDRFRLTSEQIADAVVNATNQVGWKNQAIEATNTQVNLQKSITLIDLSTAARGLSAHDLATLARHIQPKYSWDDIILPANQKHLLREICNQVKHQHLVWEKWGFESKVSLGKGLNVMFSGTPGTGKTMAAEIIAQELQLDLYKIDLSQIVSKYIGETEKNLHRIFTAATNANAILLFDEADSLFGKRSEVKDAHDRYANLEISYLLQKMEEYEGITILTTNLRMNMDDAFVRRLRFIIEFPFPNEKQRYEIWQKIFPKSTPCSSEIDLNFLAHNFELTGANIRNIALTAAFLAAEDSNQIEMPHLIQAVRREYQKMGKILKDKELN from the coding sequence ATGGTTGCTTTAGCAGACGAAAATCCTTATACTCCTTACCTGAATCAACTTCTCCTTTTCTTACAACAATTAGACAAACTGTTAGAAAAAGCTATTACCAATGCTCACACAACCTATGATACAGAAGTATTAAATAGCCCTTATCATGGGATGCACATTCGTCAAGAAGAGGTAGAACGTTTATTAAGTAGTCAACCTGTAACACCTGTATTACAACAGAACAGCGCAAACTTAGATGAATTACCTTCAGATATTGCTTGGGAAGGCTCTCCTTTAGCATGGCTTCAAGAAATTTTTGGTTTATCAGATTTCGATGTAAATATTATAGCGATCGCACTCGCCCCAGAACTTGACCGTCGTTATGAACGCCTCTATGCTTATCTCCAAGATGATGTACGTTGCAAACGACCTACCATAGACTTAGCTCTCAATTTACTCTGCACTTCTGCTATAGAAAAACTCACACGACGGGTTCATTTTAATGCTGATGCACCACTGATTCGTCATCGACTGCTACATCTAATTCCAGAATCTAATCACACAGATCCTTCTCTACTCGCTCATAACATTAAACTCGATCAGCAAGTTATTCAACTTTTATTAGGAGAAACAGGTATAGATGCTAGACTTACTGATTTTTGCCAATTAATTACACCTCAAATCAGTTTTGAGAACTTGCCTTTAGAGCCAGAAATTAAACAAAATTTGATATCATTAATCACAGCAAATTTAGAAACAGTTAAACCTTTTAATTTATATTTTAAAGGTGAGGATATCCCCAGTAAACGGCAGACTGCTGAAGCTATGGCCAAATCCTTGGGGTTACCTTTTTTAATAGCAGACTTGGCGAGGATTGTCGAGGCTAAAGCTGAATTTGAATCAACAATCAAATTATTATTTCGTGAAGCTAGGTTTAAAAATGCCTTACTTTATATAGAATCTTTAGATAGTTTGCAAGCTCCAGAAAATAATATTTTATATCAAATTTTTCTCAAGCAGTTAATTGAATATTCTCTATTTACTATCTTATCTGCTATCAAACCTTGGGTAAATATTACAAATCAAGTAGTAGAACTAATCGCCGTTCCTTTCACGATGCCAAATTTTGCACAGCGTCGTTTTTATTGGCAGAAATACTTGCAAGCAGCAGATATTACCCTAGATAATCAAGAGTTGGATAGTTTAAGCGATCGCTTTCGTCTCACTTCTGAACAAATTGCTGATGCTGTGGTAAATGCTACCAATCAAGTTGGCTGGAAAAATCAAGCTATAGAGGCTACTAATACTCAAGTTAACTTACAAAAATCTATAACATTAATTGATTTATCTACCGCCGCTAGAGGTTTATCAGCACATGATTTAGCCACCTTAGCGCGGCACATTCAGCCTAAATATAGTTGGGACGATATTATATTACCGGCTAACCAAAAGCATCTCTTGCGAGAAATCTGCAACCAAGTCAAGCACCAACATTTAGTTTGGGAAAAATGGGGTTTTGAAAGTAAAGTTTCACTGGGGAAAGGGTTAAATGTCATGTTTTCTGGAACCCCTGGTACAGGGAAAACAATGGCAGCAGAAATCATTGCTCAAGAATTACAACTCGACTTGTATAAAATTGATTTATCCCAAATAGTTAGTAAATATATCGGTGAAACCGAAAAGAATTTACATCGAATTTTTACTGCTGCTACTAATGCTAATGCTATTCTTTTATTTGATGAAGCAGATTCTCTATTTGGCAAGCGCAGTGAAGTTAAAGATGCTCATGATCGCTATGCTAATTTGGAAATCAGTTACCTATTACAAAAAATGGAAGAGTATGAAGGAATTACTATCCTAACTACTAATCTCCGCATGAACATGGATGATGCTTTTGTCCGGAGACTGCGTTTTATTATTGAATTTCCTTTCCCTAATGAAAAGCAAAGGTACGAAATTTGGCAGAAAATATTTCCTAAAAGCACACCTTGTAGTTCTGAGATAGACTTAAATTTTCTGGCCCATAATTTTGAACTTACAGGGGCAAATATTCGTAATATTGCCTTAACTGCTGCCTTTTTAGCTGCTGAGGATAGCAATCAAATTGAAATGCCTCATTTGATTCAAGCAGTACGTCGTGAATATCAAAAGATGGGCAAAATTCTCAAAGATAAAGAATTAAATTGA
- a CDS encoding DUF4157 domain-containing protein, giving the protein MGTLRQSQTKKAKSTVDQQTASSNQRNIHPAEELQDMFGNRALSRLIESQSLPNQPTDNSPNLLLKQISTTNNSAIQRRPLFRGLSHELTANKQGNMVQDKLTVNQPGDKYEQEADRVASQVVQQINTSKIQPYQSEETIQPQTLMRKAETQENNIRTSPQFEASLKQERGTGQPLHQSIREPMEQAFGTDLSGVRVHTTSLSNELNETVQAKAFTTGRDVFFREGAYQPGSREGQELIAHELTHVVQQNGTTALGNTAVIQREETKLLSKEAGKKTKDEEKYLKQSKSGYQNVTEKTSELAGAEIAAKKIIEAKDQDFKAACELLMRAGFFGSYSTKTETGTFSRNSSQELFTGVDAKGKVSAEVKDVIEGIKLLAEISTQGGIGATLAEDLAFNAGELSLKLKGKLESFIGFKASAKSELKLNVLDGLVASASAEAKAGISLSGNVSAELSKGNLGAQVAAEGKYDGGASAKATSKAQVGPAGISGSVSAEALAGAQISGKVSGSITTRKGNKLINISTGGSLSAGVGAKVKGEATFSKGTFKLGTAVGGTLGVGGGAEIEIEIDISAIKGAIKDACSSPNPSTLMSKVAEKRPNMPEAEVGAMKAELYNALFPKVYNYAKGKAKSGSAKHYVKRQVVQEIIAKEVQGSDRLAEIIWYKESDEVLAEMAYDATTKAANEAEKPKLIAASESSFGIRRGVILLWPYKSE; this is encoded by the coding sequence AAGCAAATTTCCACAACTAATAATTCTGCAATCCAGCGTCGTCCTTTATTTCGAGGTTTGTCCCATGAATTAACAGCTAATAAACAGGGTAATATGGTACAGGACAAGCTAACAGTTAATCAACCAGGGGATAAATACGAACAAGAAGCTGATCGAGTTGCATCACAAGTTGTTCAGCAGATAAATACCTCAAAAATCCAGCCCTATCAATCTGAAGAAACAATACAGCCTCAAACATTGATGCGAAAAGCTGAAACACAGGAAAATAATATAAGGACTTCTCCACAGTTTGAAGCATCTCTCAAACAGGAGCGGGGTACGGGGCAACCTCTTCATCAAAGTATCCGAGAACCAATGGAGCAAGCTTTTGGCACAGATTTGAGTGGAGTTCGGGTGCATACTACCTCTTTATCAAATGAGCTAAATGAAACTGTTCAAGCCAAAGCATTTACTACAGGGCGAGATGTATTTTTCCGTGAAGGAGCTTATCAACCTGGAAGTCGAGAAGGGCAAGAGTTAATTGCCCATGAATTAACTCATGTTGTGCAGCAAAATGGTACTACCGCACTAGGAAATACAGCAGTTATTCAACGCGAAGAAACTAAACTTTTATCTAAAGAAGCAGGTAAAAAAACTAAAGATGAAGAAAAATACTTAAAACAAAGTAAATCAGGTTATCAAAATGTCACTGAAAAAACATCAGAATTGGCTGGAGCAGAAATAGCAGCAAAAAAAATTATAGAAGCTAAAGATCAAGACTTTAAAGCGGCCTGTGAATTATTAATGAGAGCAGGATTCTTTGGCTCTTATAGCACTAAAACAGAGACAGGTACATTTTCTAGAAATAGTTCACAGGAGCTTTTTACAGGAGTAGACGCTAAAGGTAAAGTCAGTGCCGAAGTAAAAGATGTGATTGAAGGCATTAAGTTACTAGCTGAGATCAGCACCCAAGGAGGTATCGGAGCTACACTGGCAGAGGATCTAGCTTTCAATGCAGGTGAATTAAGTCTGAAATTAAAAGGAAAACTAGAAAGTTTTATTGGTTTTAAAGCAAGTGCCAAAAGTGAGTTAAAACTGAATGTTTTAGATGGATTGGTAGCTAGTGCTTCGGCTGAAGCAAAAGCAGGAATTTCTTTATCAGGTAATGTTTCGGCTGAACTTAGTAAGGGAAATTTGGGCGCTCAGGTGGCAGCAGAAGGTAAATATGATGGTGGCGCTTCAGCTAAGGCTACTAGTAAAGCACAAGTTGGTCCTGCCGGTATCTCCGGTAGTGTTAGCGCAGAAGCACTTGCTGGCGCTCAAATCAGTGGCAAGGTATCTGGAAGTATTACAACTCGTAAGGGCAATAAATTAATTAATATCTCCACTGGTGGATCGCTATCGGCTGGTGTAGGCGCAAAAGTGAAAGGTGAAGCAACATTCTCAAAGGGTACATTTAAACTTGGTACTGCCGTCGGGGGAACTTTAGGAGTAGGTGGTGGTGCCGAAATCGAGATAGAAATAGATATTTCCGCAATTAAAGGTGCAATCAAAGATGCTTGCTCAAGTCCTAACCCCAGTACACTCATGAGCAAGGTAGCTGAGAAGCGGCCGAATATGCCAGAAGCTGAGGTAGGAGCCATGAAAGCGGAACTTTATAATGCTTTGTTCCCCAAAGTTTATAATTACGCTAAAGGTAAAGCTAAGAGCGGCAGTGCAAAACATTATGTCAAGCGACAGGTAGTGCAAGAAATCATTGCTAAGGAGGTACAAGGAAGTGACAGATTGGCGGAAATTATTTGGTACAAAGAATCAGATGAAGTATTAGCTGAAATGGCTTATGATGCTACCACTAAAGCTGCTAATGAGGCTGAAAAGCCTAAATTAATAGCAGCAAGTGAAAGTTCTTTTGGTATCAGGAGAGGTGTAATACTTTTGTGGCCTTACAAAAGCGAATGA